A genomic segment from Oscillospiraceae bacterium encodes:
- a CDS encoding peptidoglycan DD-metalloendopeptidase family protein codes for MGISKTPDETRNSKDKFMSALASVVAPFFIFGRGLKKFVYRSRNRARLKGAPAALLYGDSDKKIGFWTLYFGFRAGKLGLIDSAYNSLYLIASVAAERTERVPMKEYDNVMDHPHGWFSDSSKMCGETRYDRYLAWLDALARFKGRLPFIRRYRIHKDGTMYCRRFGSFIKNNAAYITPAISAAVLVFIISSELPIKPAIVVSIGDERVGFIQSKSEFDSLVKDTEKSASDVLGYSFKLPEKITYTVELSNSNKYVSKEEQTYSLNKHTSAYITSGYGMYIDGVLVAVSESREVFDSAIASALNHEQQENLDADISLLNNISFSHDTYPVESFMTKSQISSLLMYGSEKSVKSAKSESVVIDSVAGAMVRECAAVSSENAYFLSEASAEGQSPLDSSSEALSDETAALHYSVTSVEKYAVTVDYTTEYIDDNTIFIGKQYTKQDGVSGINMITATVTRVDGDETERTIESTETLVEMVPEIIVRGTRIHPEERTDTGNKIFMVPLDLFYVTSYYGMRDLDGDGYKEDYHTGVDLRAEIATDVYAAMSGEVIFTGYMGSYGDLIKIQHPNGMYTYYAHLSSYKVKVGDTVKQGDLIALSGDSGNTQAPHLHFEIRNSDLETLNPLKYLLTE; via the coding sequence GGGTATTTCAAAGACGCCTGACGAAACCAGGAACAGCAAAGATAAATTCATGTCGGCGCTTGCGTCGGTCGTCGCTCCGTTTTTCATATTTGGCAGAGGGTTAAAGAAATTTGTATATCGCTCCAGAAACCGCGCCAGGCTAAAGGGCGCTCCGGCTGCTTTGCTTTACGGCGATTCTGATAAGAAAATCGGTTTCTGGACTCTTTATTTCGGTTTTCGCGCAGGAAAGCTCGGACTTATAGATTCAGCGTACAATTCGCTTTATCTTATTGCGTCGGTCGCCGCGGAACGTACAGAACGCGTTCCGATGAAGGAATACGATAATGTAATGGATCATCCGCACGGATGGTTTTCCGATTCATCGAAGATGTGCGGCGAAACACGCTATGACAGGTATCTTGCGTGGCTTGACGCTCTTGCAAGGTTCAAGGGTCGGCTTCCTTTTATCCGCAGATACAGGATCCATAAAGACGGCACGATGTATTGCCGCCGCTTCGGATCGTTTATAAAAAATAATGCGGCTTATATCACACCTGCCATCAGCGCCGCCGTATTGGTTTTCATAATTTCCTCCGAACTGCCGATAAAGCCCGCCATAGTTGTCAGCATAGGCGATGAACGCGTCGGCTTCATACAGTCAAAGAGTGAATTTGATTCTCTGGTAAAAGATACGGAAAAGAGCGCTTCGGATGTCCTCGGATACTCGTTTAAATTGCCCGAAAAGATAACCTATACAGTTGAGCTTTCAAACAGCAATAAATATGTTTCTAAGGAAGAGCAAACATACAGCTTGAATAAGCATACATCGGCTTATATCACTTCCGGATACGGCATGTATATCGACGGAGTCCTTGTCGCAGTCAGTGAATCACGCGAAGTATTTGATTCCGCGATAGCATCCGCGCTAAATCACGAGCAGCAGGAAAATCTCGATGCTGATATATCTCTTTTAAATAATATCTCTTTTTCACACGATACATACCCGGTCGAAAGCTTTATGACCAAAAGTCAGATTTCTTCTCTGCTTATGTATGGAAGTGAAAAAAGCGTAAAAAGCGCAAAAAGCGAGTCGGTCGTCATTGATTCGGTCGCAGGGGCTATGGTCAGGGAATGCGCTGCAGTGTCTTCTGAAAATGCCTATTTTCTTTCGGAGGCATCAGCGGAAGGGCAGTCACCGCTTGATTCATCTTCAGAAGCATTGTCTGATGAAACAGCGGCTCTTCATTACTCCGTGACATCGGTCGAAAAATATGCGGTCACAGTTGATTATACTACAGAATACATCGACGACAATACAATTTTTATCGGAAAACAATACACGAAGCAAGATGGAGTTTCCGGTATTAACATGATCACCGCCACTGTCACGAGAGTAGACGGCGATGAAACCGAAAGAACAATTGAAAGCACCGAAACGCTCGTGGAAATGGTTCCGGAAATAATCGTACGCGGAACCCGGATACATCCCGAAGAACGCACTGACACAGGAAATAAAATATTTATGGTTCCTCTTGATTTGTTCTATGTGACATCATATTACGGGATGCGTGATCTTGACGGAGACGGATACAAAGAAGATTATCATACCGGAGTAGATCTTCGGGCCGAGATAGCGACAGATGTATATGCCGCCATGAGTGGAGAAGTCATATTTACCGGCTATATGGGATCATATGGGGATTTGATAAAAATTCAACATCCTAACGGAATGTATACTTATTATGCCCATCTGTCCTCATACAAAGTGAAAGTCGGCGACACGGTTAAGCAGGGGGATTTGATCGCTCTTTCCGGAGACAGCGGGAATACTCAGGCTCCGCATCTCCATTTCGAGATACGAAATTCAGATCTTGAAACGCTTAATCCGCTTAAATATCTTTTAACTGAATAA
- a CDS encoding ABC transporter ATP-binding protein yields the protein MLRIEHLTKTYSGKTAVSDLSLHVKPGEIFGFIGHNGAGKTTTIRAVTGVLDFDGGDIYIGGVSIKKDPVKCKSMLAYIPDNPDIYENLTGIQYLTFVCDVYGVSGTRRKELISKYAGIFEIENVLGDLISSYSHGMRQKLVVTSALIHSPKLMILDEPFVGLDPSAAHTLKLIMRELCDNGGSIFFSTHVLDVAEKLCDRIAIIKSGRLIAAGKTDEIRGDKSLEDVFLEVTNE from the coding sequence ATGTTAAGGATCGAGCATTTGACAAAGACATATTCCGGTAAAACTGCCGTATCCGATCTTTCGCTGCACGTAAAGCCGGGTGAAATTTTCGGCTTTATAGGGCACAACGGAGCGGGAAAAACGACTACCATCCGCGCTGTCACGGGTGTGCTGGATTTTGACGGCGGCGATATATATATTGGCGGAGTTTCGATTAAAAAGGATCCTGTGAAATGTAAATCCATGCTTGCATATATACCTGACAATCCCGATATATATGAAAATCTCACAGGAATTCAATATCTTACGTTCGTCTGCGACGTATACGGAGTATCCGGAACAAGAAGAAAAGAATTGATTTCAAAGTATGCAGGTATATTTGAAATAGAAAATGTTCTCGGCGATCTTATAAGCTCATACAGCCACGGCATGCGTCAAAAGCTCGTCGTGACTTCCGCTTTGATTCATTCGCCGAAGCTGATGATACTTGACGAGCCCTTTGTCGGGTTGGATCCGTCCGCGGCTCATACACTGAAGCTTATTATGCGTGAGCTGTGCGATAACGGAGGAAGTATTTTCTTCTCTACTCATGTCCTTGACGTAGCTGAAAAGCTGTGTGACCGTATAGCGATAATTAAATCCGGTCGCCTTATTGCGGCAGGAAAGACTGATGAAATACGCGGAGACAAGAGTCTTGAGGACGTTTTCCTCGAGGTGACAAATGAATAA